Part of the Sorghum bicolor cultivar BTx623 chromosome 1, Sorghum_bicolor_NCBIv3, whole genome shotgun sequence genome, TTGTAATACTCTAGCCATCACCAATGAAAATTGGACCAGTAGAATACACTTAATagtttaaaaatatataaacttTGCAGTAAATATACAGGGTGATGCATGCCACTGATATGTCAGTATCCATAAATCAACAATACACAATAAGCTAGTTTTAGAAAGTTTACATTCAGTCAACTTTCGGTACAACCAAGGCTATGACAGTATGCTATTAAGGTCCAAATAAAAGATGTCAAAATAACATATGAACTTGCCATTAACAACTCTAGGATGACTCTAGAGCTGACATAGCAGATGCAAACAATAATGTCACatgaaccaattaatttgagctGTTTAAATAGATTAATTAAATTAATTAATGCAACAACTGAATACATAATCAAGTGAACTCAGTCCATTTAAAGCACTAGATTAAGTGATACAGAAAAACACGATGACAAGACATTTCAACACAGAGCAGCTTCAAACTTACCTCAGCTATTTTCACTAATTGATCATAATTATCCTGGCCACTAAAGAAAGGGTCCACTCGGAATATCTGTTAGGACCATATAGCACATCAACACATGTCTGTTAGCCAAGATAACTAATTGATCATATTCTTGCTACTTACCATTGCTGCGAACATGCAACCAAGGCTCCACAAATCCAATGAGTAATCATAATCTAACAAATCCACAAGTAGTTCAGGACCCTTGTAGCATCTGTAAATAGCAAAAGGACATGGTAAACCAAGGGGAGAAAGGCAACAAGAGGCAACTAGAGAGTAATATATTTTCAATGCTTAAAAAGTGCTAGGCGCTAGGTGGTTAGGATCCGCCTAGCACCTAGGCATTTCTAGTCATTGCTAGGTGTTTGTTCTTTTGTGGCCAGTCGGAGTATTACCATGCTAAATACAGAAAATTTAGCATATCAGAAcacgagaaaaaaaaatgatactACCATGCATCTATAAGAAATATGATTGTAGTTCATCTTTCTTCGTTCCTAATTTGTCCCATTTTTTAACATACATCAAGTCAAGCCTAGACAAAAAGGTGATGCGTCGTAGGCACTAGCTGCTAGGCAGTGCTTGGCAATGGTGAGGTGGTGCACTGCCTAGCAGCTAGCGCCTACGCGTCACCTTTTTTAACAGAGATGTTTTTTAAGAAACAGTGCTACACAATAATTTACTATTTATATACTGGGTATAACATAAATCTAACGTGAATTTAGTACTAAACAAAGAGATGAACCAGAACTAATATAACGATGCATCAAAATCCTATTGTGATTTACAGGTCTACTAGAAAATATAGAATGGGTGAGGTCATTGGATCAACAAAATATTCATGGTTTATTAATAGTAGCAGTTGTCATGAATATTTGGacaaataaaatattttaataAAATGCCGAACAAGTCCAAGAACAGTCAATTTTCAAAGCCAGGGCAGGGCAGCTGACCTTGAAGCAACTCTAGCATTATATTCCATCTTGGGATGATAGAACTCTGCAAGACCCCAATCAATAAGACGAAGCTGGCGTTTTTCATGGTCAATCATGACATTGTGGGGTTTGACATCTCGGTGCATTATACCTCGTGAATGACAATAATCTAGTGCCTACACAAATACCTGGAAAAGTTAAGACCATCAAGTTGAATGCAGCCTGACAGAAATACAATGGTTTGAATGTTTAAGTTGCAAAACTGTAAAATAGTTAGCTATCCTCAAGAAAACTGAACCTATCAGCCCAGATCAGGTCGCAGGACAAACTGCACATGAAAAAATACATCATAGCACCACATGCTGCGTCTGTTTTGGTCTTTTTGATGCTTGTCCAGATACATAAAGGAGTCATTTTGCTTCTTTTGTTCAAATTCTGTCCATCAGTGAATTTGATTTGATCATGCATATCTAATTTTTGTTTACAGGAATAATATTATATGATTAATGTGTACTCAGAATATAATAAGAATTTATGAGCTGTGATATTTCAGAAAATAAGGTATTGCAGGTCATCTGTATTATTTTCTGCAGTTAAATTACTGTTTCATGAGTGACTCGATACTCAGAAAGAATGCAGACCTTGAGCGTCTAAAGCTCCAAAGTCCAAACAGATGCAGAGCTACCATATTCTAATATTCACAAATCAACATAGAATGATTAGTCAGCACCAGCATATCGGCTAAAGTATTTTTGAAAACAAAGGCAGGGAACTATCTCATAGGACTAGttaactttttctttttctgtgtgCGCAATAAGATCATAGGAGCTAACAAACTACACTGAGTAAGTAGCATAGCATTGAGAGGTTTACCTCTGTTATGTTATGTCTTATATTCATAAATTATAttggaaaaaatatataaatcagAGCATACTTATAAGCCTAAGCCCTAATGCAACTTGTAAAACTTCTAACCTCAGTAACATGCAAGAGAAACAATGGGAATTCAATTTTACATTGATTACAAAGGTTCTCAGAATCAAACAGGTATATCATGAAAAAGAAGTAAAAAAATGAAATAGCTGAACCACGAACAAGACGACAGAAGCAACAGATATGATCACTTTTGAGGTTCAGTTTCTTGCCTTTAATAATTCAAAAATATAATATCTGATATCATAATCAGATAACACAGGGTAGAGCACTTTGAAGTCAGTGTTGTTGACATGTTCAAAGATCAAACTAGGCGTCTTTGATTCATCATCTCTGACAACATCAAGTAGCTTTACAATGTTAGGCCCTCCATATAAGTTCTGAAGTATCTTTATTTCCCTCTTTATCTGTATCATCATAAAAGACATGCACATGAATCCTTATGATGTCACACAAATCTAGGCAAATAGAGGGGGAGAAAAGATAAACATAAAATTATCTCTATAGCTGAAAAGCATATCAAGTAAGCCTAAAAGTATCAGATGAACAAGAGCAAATGTGATAGAATAAAATAGTAACAATTTTGTGTGGACAAACTCTATgatttttcttatatatatacaaaaaatttaCAGGTGTCCACTTTATTGTAAATTTGTTGATTGCGCGCAAAATGACATGGTTATATGAGAGTCATGTGCAgctacaatgtctccaaaccacACTGCCTCATGCTCTTTGGCGTCATTAGTGGATAAGTAGTAGAAGCAACTAGCCAACTAGATAATCTTCAAGCCTAACACAAAAACAGCTGAGACTGGTAGACATTAGTATACTCCAATCTCGCACTACAAGGCAGTCCCTGTGTTTCAGTTTTATGAGTCCATCCATAGTACATCACCGTCACTGGTAGCCAGAAATGTGACAACCACAACAACAGAGCATTGTAAATGCGAAGtctcaccttcttcttcttcacaggCTTGAGGATCTTAATGACGCATCTCTCGTCGCTCCCAGCCCGGTAGCCTTCGAACACCTCGCTGTACTTCCCCTTTCCCACTTTCCTCAGCACCTCGTACCCATCCTGCTCCCTGCACGGACAGGCGCATgagaacaaaaaccctacacCCTTCGAATCTGGAGATCACGGTGCAAAGCCAGCTCCAGCTCCGTGTGCCTACCCCCACTGGATGTCAAGCGACTCGTAGTCCCAGTACTCCTTGGGCCGCTGGGCGTTGGCGTCGGCGTAGACGCGCGCCACGGAGGCGACGGCCCCGGGGTGCCGCGTGGCCCGGCCGAAGCGCGGCGTCATGGGGAGCGGCGCCTCAGCCGCAgctgccgcggcggcggcgtaggCCGTGGGGgcgaggcggcggcgccggtggtGGTGCGCGTGGCGCGGGGCCGCGGTGGAGAGGAAGAAGCGTAGGAGCAGGCCGTGgggcgcggcggtggcggcggaggcCGGGAGCGGAAGGACGCGGCTGCGCAGGGCACACCAGGCCATGAAACCGCGGCGCGGGCGTGCTGGGGAATTAGGGGGCGTCGCAGTCGCAGGGCTCGCTGCCGCACGGTGCACGGAGGAGGCCTTTGAGCGAGCGCGCGGCACGCACGGGCTCCCTCGGCCGTTGGCCCGTGGCTCGTGGATGGGTTCGCGGAAAGCACGCGCCCGTAAAAATCTCGGGAAAATCTTCTGTTTCGCACCGTGCCGGAATGGCAGTGGTGGCCATTGGGTACGGCGTGGTAAACACTCTGCAACATGTCACATATGTACTCCCAATAcactggggccttgtttagttcctcaaaaattttgcaaaattttttaatttcccgtcacatcaaatctttagacgtatgcatgaagtattaaatatagattaaaataaaaactaattacacagtttggtcgaaattgacgagacgaatcttttaagtctagttagtccataattggataatatttgtcaaatacaaacgaaaatgctactattcttattttgcaaaattttttgaaagtaaacaagacctgggTGTCTGACTCCAGTGATCGCATAGGTTttgcataggccttgtttagttgtgaaaagtgaaaagttttcgatgTTGTATcacagactaactaggatcaaaaaattcgtttcgtgatttacagttaaactgtgtaataagtttttgtttttatttatatttaatgtttcatgtatgtgccacaagattcgatgtgacggggaatcttgaaaacttttttgttttcagggtgaactaaacaaggccatagtttgtttggagatctccaaccgttttgcatagtTTGTTTGGCAAATGAATAAGTTTGTCAAGTCCTAAATAAATATGGCaaagataaaaaaatataatctccgatggtttggcattaatcacttggcaaaaaaaaatataacggCGGGAGGTGGGAGTAGTCGCGCGACCACGCGCAAGGGCAACGGATTTCGCGTGAGGGACGTGATGCCAAGCGCGGAGGGGCTTGGCATATATGCGAGCTTTTCCCCTCTATTTGCCAAGTTAAAAAATTGCAAAGCCCAATTACCAAACCGTTGGATAGGTGTTTTTTAAAACCTTTTTGTAAATATATGAATGCAAAGTCTATTTGCCAAACGGTTGGGATACTCGGTCATCTCTAATggggagaaaaaaaagaaaaagtctacataacccccaaaCTATTAAGGGTGGACTACTTCACCCCCCGAACTATAAAAACGGATATTCTACCTCTTGAACTTTCGAAACCGGTTAAATAACCTCCTAGAGTGGTTTTggatggtggttttgtctttttcttttttatttatttctcctAAATCTTTGAAAGATCATAATATATCATAGAAAAACcataaaatgaaaatttaaattttgttggactcctgatgagtagatctacacagtgaatatataatatggtatactttagtataaagtttttgttgtagttttaaatctatgttttttctgtaattaaatcgaataattgatatatgcagttcctatgatccaattgtggtgaaatttttacaATGAGCTCATTTCTGTaagcttgaactatggtaaaagtttcataccTAGTGGATCACATATAACTTAGCTAtcaatttatttagctttattcttgttaaatctatgctttatctataactaagttatacgtgatccaatgagtataaaatttttaccatagttcaagcatataataatgagcccaccgtaaaaattttaccacaattggaccacaaGAACtggatatatgaattattcaaattaattacagaaaaacatagatttaaagctacagcaaaaactttgtactaaagtataccatattatatattcactgtgtagatcaactcatcaggagtccaacaaaattaaaattttcattttatgatttttttatgatttattatgattttttaaatatttagcggaaataaataaaaaagaaaaagacaaaaccacccttcaaaac contains:
- the LOC8083977 gene encoding casein kinase II subunit alpha produces the protein MAWCALRSRVLPLPASAATAAPHGLLLRFFLSTAAPRHAHHHRRRRLAPTAYAAAAAAAAEAPLPMTPRFGRATRHPGAVASVARVYADANAQRPKEYWDYESLDIQWGEQDGYEVLRKVGKGKYSEVFEGYRAGSDERCVIKILKPVKKKKIKREIKILQNLYGGPNIVKLLDVVRDDESKTPSLIFEHVNNTDFKVLYPVLSDYDIRYYIFELLKALDYCHSRGIMHRDVKPHNVMIDHEKRQLRLIDWGLAEFYHPKMEYNARVASRCYKGPELLVDLLDYDYSLDLWSLGCMFAAMIFRVDPFFSGQDNYDQLVKIAEVLGTGDLYNYLEKYGLQLDPQLERLVGRHNRKPWPKFVNARNRHLATPEAIDLVDKLLRYDHQERPTAKETMAHPYFNPVRSSESKTNS